A genomic segment from Dethiobacter alkaliphilus AHT 1 encodes:
- a CDS encoding LysM peptidoglycan-binding domain-containing protein: MAPKKIKGISGSRRATYAPTTDIIPSPPQTCDGFMYVVRPRDTLYSIARKFNCSVMQLLQANPQISSRSGTLFIRQRICIPDVVDVLPAHKLLPAGPKVLFVELLDSMGNPLRVMNGFVSLAPRTFIRVVFSEPVNQVYFFFVPSRRKIFRPSFLIGERTLVPPSRSVRFVWDVPRGIRGSLFIVGCTERICGPPEELLVRRP, translated from the coding sequence ATGGCCCCCAAAAAGATAAAAGGCATTTCCGGTTCCCGTCGTGCCACATATGCCCCCACAACCGACATTATCCCCAGTCCTCCCCAGACCTGTGACGGCTTCATGTACGTGGTCAGGCCGCGAGATACTCTTTACTCTATAGCCAGAAAGTTTAACTGTTCCGTGATGCAGCTCTTGCAGGCGAATCCTCAGATTAGCTCTCGCTCCGGCACTCTTTTTATCCGGCAAAGAATCTGTATTCCCGATGTTGTTGATGTTTTGCCCGCTCACAAACTTCTCCCGGCAGGACCAAAAGTATTATTTGTGGAACTGTTGGATTCCATGGGTAACCCGCTGCGTGTTATGAACGGTTTTGTTAGCCTGGCACCAAGAACATTCATCCGGGTGGTGTTCTCCGAACCTGTCAATCAGGTTTACTTCTTCTTTGTCCCCAGCAGAAGAAAAATTTTCCGGCCATCTTTTCTCATCGGAGAAAGAACATTGGTTCCTCCAAGCCGCTCCGTCCGTTTCGTCTGGGATGTCCCCCGGGGAATTCGCGGTTCGCTGTTTATAGTGGGTTGTACGGAAAGGATTTGCGGTCCTCCGGAAGAACTTTTGGTCAGACGCCCGTAG
- a CDS encoding universal stress protein — protein sequence MKILVATDGSDTSRKALQYVKEIAAPLKAEVTVLSVAQELAQLRAHEAYAEVHSFDINIAEAMKKIAENALAEAEKMLAGLSVTTRLETGDPAGVICRIAQEGDFDQVVLGSRGLGGLKGMFLGSVSNRVVNCSQTNITVVK from the coding sequence ATGAAAATACTGGTGGCCACCGATGGCTCTGATACATCCAGGAAGGCTTTGCAATATGTGAAGGAAATTGCCGCCCCCCTAAAAGCGGAAGTAACCGTTTTGTCAGTGGCTCAGGAACTGGCTCAGCTCCGTGCCCATGAAGCTTATGCAGAGGTGCATAGTTTTGATATCAATATTGCAGAGGCAATGAAAAAAATTGCCGAGAACGCTTTGGCAGAAGCTGAAAAAATGTTAGCCGGACTTTCTGTTACCACCAGGCTGGAAACAGGCGACCCGGCTGGTGTGATTTGCCGGATTGCCCAGGAGGGTGATTTCGACCAAGTCGTACTGGGCAGCAGGGGCTTAGGCGGTCTGAAAGGCATGTTTCTGGGCAGTGTAAGCAATAGAGTAGTTAATTGTTCACAAACCAATATTACCGTTGTAAAATAG
- a CDS encoding universal stress protein codes for MEKILVATDGSETANKALGYALQLAEALKADITVISVAQEVPMAMSHEGITNADIARFKDNMLENMKKSAQEALNKAEKLFEQKGVAVNTRLEVGDPARVITDVAEKESFDQVIIGSRGLGGIRGMVLGSVSNKVVNSVKTNVTVIR; via the coding sequence ATGGAAAAAATTTTAGTAGCCACAGACGGATCGGAAACTGCAAACAAAGCTTTGGGATATGCGCTGCAGTTGGCGGAGGCCCTGAAGGCAGATATTACCGTCATATCCGTGGCGCAGGAAGTTCCTATGGCAATGAGTCATGAAGGGATAACCAATGCGGACATAGCCAGATTTAAGGATAACATGTTGGAAAACATGAAAAAAAGTGCTCAGGAAGCCCTAAACAAAGCGGAAAAGCTGTTTGAGCAAAAAGGTGTAGCCGTTAATACCAGACTGGAAGTTGGCGATCCGGCCAGGGTTATCACCGATGTGGCGGAGAAAGAAAGCTTTGACCAGGTGATAATCGGCAGCCGCGGGCTGGGCGGCATTAGAGGTATGGTGCTGGGTAGTGTAAGCAACAAGGTTGTAAACTCGGTAAAAACCAATGTGACGGTTATCAGGTAA
- a CDS encoding ATP-binding protein, whose protein sequence is MGHLVGKDVYRKLGSKMDSMQVRVPWNEKLYEILKELYTPEEAEVYCKMPYALSSLDKIARVSGLDTEFLEKTLYSLCSKGLVIDIWVKGKYRYMPSPMVIGVFEFTMMRTGENTDSKHWARLFHQYLSDEDFIAANYKDGQRISPLRALPYESALGEHVEILDYEKATAIIEKADKFAIGLCSCRHEKMHVGEKQCDVPLEMCSSMGKSADYLIRNNLAREVSKEDALENLARSLQYGLVLNADNVQKNVSFICHCCKCCCNALAGISRFGYANAVVTSSFIAAVLEGCTGCGKCVQACPVDAIGVTDKEEKKAQIDTEYCLGCGVCTVQCPTKALVLKKRKQKVLHPENTFERVLLQSLERDTLPDLLFAHPEGMTPKLMKGMLGGFLRLPGMKRALMSDALRSRFLDRMKAMS, encoded by the coding sequence ATGGGACATTTAGTGGGAAAGGATGTTTATCGGAAGCTGGGCAGTAAAATGGATTCCATGCAGGTAAGGGTGCCGTGGAATGAAAAACTCTATGAAATCCTTAAAGAACTTTATACACCGGAAGAAGCAGAAGTATACTGTAAAATGCCTTATGCTTTATCAAGTCTGGATAAGATTGCCAGAGTCAGTGGTTTGGACACTGAGTTTCTGGAAAAAACACTGTATTCGCTGTGTTCTAAAGGATTGGTTATTGATATCTGGGTGAAAGGTAAATATCGTTATATGCCCTCACCCATGGTCATTGGCGTTTTCGAATTTACAATGATGAGAACGGGTGAAAACACCGATTCAAAGCATTGGGCCCGACTCTTTCATCAGTACCTAAGCGATGAGGATTTTATTGCCGCCAACTACAAAGACGGGCAGCGCATTTCACCGCTTCGGGCCCTGCCCTATGAATCGGCTCTGGGTGAACATGTGGAAATCCTGGATTATGAAAAAGCCACCGCCATTATTGAAAAAGCCGACAAGTTTGCCATTGGCCTTTGCTCCTGTCGGCATGAAAAAATGCATGTGGGAGAGAAGCAATGTGATGTGCCGCTGGAAATGTGTTCGTCCATGGGTAAGTCGGCAGATTACTTAATCCGGAATAATCTGGCCAGGGAGGTTTCCAAAGAAGACGCTTTGGAAAATTTAGCCCGGTCATTGCAATATGGCCTGGTTTTAAACGCCGATAATGTGCAGAAAAATGTTTCCTTTATCTGTCATTGCTGCAAATGCTGCTGTAACGCTTTGGCCGGAATCAGTCGCTTTGGCTATGCCAATGCTGTGGTTACCTCTTCTTTTATCGCTGCGGTTTTGGAGGGTTGTACAGGTTGCGGCAAGTGTGTACAGGCCTGTCCTGTTGACGCCATTGGGGTGACAGATAAGGAGGAGAAAAAAGCCCAAATCGATACTGAGTATTGCCTGGGTTGCGGGGTGTGTACTGTACAATGTCCCACTAAGGCCCTTGTCCTCAAGAAACGTAAGCAGAAAGTGCTGCATCCGGAAAACACCTTTGAAAGGGTCCTGTTGCAGTCTCTGGAACGGGATACGCTGCCGGATTTGCTGTTTGCGCACCCCGAGGGTATGACGCCCAAATTGATGAAGGGTATGCTTGGCGGATTTTTGCGCTTGCCAGGAATGAAAAGAGCACTGATGAGCGATGCTCTCCGCTCCAGGTTTCTAGACAGAATGAAAGCCATGTCCTGA
- a CDS encoding HD domain-containing protein has translation MEKISYTEIKNNAELRTYIQKGDDLLSALGFTEHAFVHANKVAETVGTILLEFGFSEREAELGKIAGYMHDIGNLINRDGHAQSGAILAFNILTRIGMDPAEIALVSAAIGNHDEGNGKPINALAAALILADKSDVRRTRVRNTELVTFDIHDRVNYAVEESTLTVDGKEKSVSLYLKVDTSISSKMEYFEIFLTRMMMCRKAAAFLGGNFELIMNTTKLL, from the coding sequence ATGGAAAAGATCAGCTACACCGAAATAAAAAACAATGCGGAACTCCGCACTTATATCCAAAAAGGAGACGACCTGTTAAGCGCTCTGGGCTTTACCGAGCATGCCTTTGTCCACGCCAATAAAGTGGCGGAAACGGTGGGAACAATTCTTTTGGAGTTCGGCTTCAGTGAAAGAGAAGCGGAGTTGGGCAAAATCGCCGGCTATATGCACGATATCGGCAACCTCATCAACAGAGACGGACACGCCCAGTCCGGAGCCATTCTGGCCTTTAATATCCTAACCCGAATCGGTATGGATCCGGCGGAAATTGCGCTGGTTTCAGCAGCCATCGGCAATCACGATGAAGGCAACGGTAAACCCATTAACGCCCTGGCAGCCGCCTTAATTCTGGCTGACAAAAGTGATGTGCGCCGCACCCGTGTTAGAAACACCGAACTTGTCACCTTTGACATCCATGACCGTGTAAACTACGCCGTGGAAGAATCCACACTGACGGTGGACGGCAAAGAAAAAAGTGTTTCACTCTATCTGAAGGTGGACACCTCCATCTCTTCAAAGATGGAGTATTTTGAAATATTTCTGACCAGAATGATGATGTGCCGTAAAGCAGCAGCCTTTTTAGGCGGCAATTTTGAACTGATAATGAATACTACAAAACTATTGTAA
- a CDS encoding PPC domain-containing DNA-binding protein gives MKATEGKIGRVFVIRLEEGDVVPGCIENFAAENNIKVGFVNIIGGIGSGEVVTGPRRTYEMPPSPMVLPVDGAHEITGTGVLVPGDDGRPQLHLHASLGRAGKTTTGCLRPGVKTWLVGEVVLCEILGVDSKRVLDNKSGFALLQP, from the coding sequence ATGAAAGCAACGGAAGGTAAAATCGGGCGTGTTTTTGTCATACGCCTGGAAGAGGGTGACGTGGTCCCCGGCTGTATTGAGAACTTCGCAGCAGAAAACAACATCAAAGTGGGGTTTGTAAACATAATCGGTGGTATTGGCTCCGGCGAGGTAGTCACCGGTCCTCGCCGCACATACGAGATGCCTCCAAGCCCAATGGTGCTGCCGGTGGACGGCGCTCATGAAATCACCGGTACCGGAGTACTGGTCCCCGGTGATGACGGCCGCCCCCAGCTACATCTCCACGCTTCTTTGGGCAGGGCCGGCAAAACCACCACCGGCTGCCTCAGGCCCGGAGTAAAAACCTGGCTGGTAGGTGAAGTGGTTCTCTGTGAAATTCTGGGCGTAGACAGCAAAAGGGTTCTTGACAATAAAAGCGGCTTTGCCCTGCTCCAACCCTGA
- a CDS encoding polysaccharide deacetylase family protein, with translation MSNRARLITAAVIVALLLAGGSIGMIHYNKQFSALKDEVRKVNRHNHTLREQNTFLKNRVNELEKDLAAYQLPDKEEKPQEEESFKEEQQPKAKQPQETKQKPQENHYGGSGPTAYLTFDDGPSKNTLAILEILKQENIPATFFVTGNNVSGEESVYKRIVNEGHRLANHTYTHNFAEIYQSTEAFLADFLRLEEFLYQETGIRTDMMRFPGGTQSAMAQKTSGYNIVGELIGEIKALDYDYFDWNVYSGDGTETPPSAEIVKNVLSGADGIAGDIVVLFHDSRTKKSTVEALPQIIAELTERGYSFSALSPGAIEVKHR, from the coding sequence ATGTCAAACAGAGCACGTCTGATAACAGCTGCAGTAATTGTCGCCCTGCTTTTGGCCGGCGGCAGTATAGGCATGATACATTACAACAAGCAATTCTCTGCTCTAAAGGATGAAGTAAGAAAGGTCAATCGTCATAACCACACACTGCGCGAACAGAACACTTTTCTGAAAAACCGGGTTAATGAACTGGAAAAGGATTTAGCCGCATATCAATTGCCTGACAAAGAAGAAAAACCCCAGGAAGAGGAGTCATTTAAAGAAGAGCAGCAACCTAAAGCAAAACAACCTCAAGAAACAAAACAAAAGCCCCAGGAGAACCATTACGGCGGCAGTGGACCCACAGCATACCTTACCTTCGACGACGGCCCCAGTAAAAACACCCTGGCCATCTTGGAAATTCTAAAACAGGAAAACATCCCGGCCACATTTTTTGTGACCGGCAACAATGTTTCCGGAGAGGAATCGGTTTACAAGCGGATTGTAAATGAAGGTCACAGGCTGGCAAACCACACCTACACCCATAACTTTGCAGAAATCTACCAGTCTACGGAGGCCTTCCTGGCAGACTTTCTGAGGCTTGAAGAATTCCTTTACCAGGAAACCGGTATACGCACCGATATGATGCGGTTTCCCGGGGGAACCCAAAGCGCCATGGCTCAAAAGACTTCCGGCTACAATATCGTTGGGGAACTAATTGGTGAAATAAAAGCTCTTGATTATGATTATTTTGACTGGAATGTTTATTCCGGAGACGGTACCGAAACGCCTCCCAGTGCTGAAATTGTGAAAAACGTCCTCAGTGGGGCTGATGGTATAGCCGGAGATATAGTGGTCCTGTTTCATGACAGCCGCACGAAAAAGTCTACCGTGGAAGCGCTGCCGCAAATCATTGCCGAGCTTACGGAAAGAGGCTATAGTTTTTCCGCCCTCAGCCCCGGGGCTATCGAAGTAAAACATAGATAA